One window from the genome of Thermus sediminis encodes:
- a CDS encoding L-lactate dehydrogenase, whose translation MKVGIVGSGFVGSATAYALVLQGVAREVVLVDLDRNLAQAHAEDLLHATPFAHPVWVRAGWYEDLEGARVVILAAGVAQRPGETRLQLLDRNAQVFAGVVPKVLEAAPEAVLLIATNPVDVMTQVAYRLSGLPPGRVVGSGTILDTARFRALLAEHLQVAPQSVHAYVVGEHGDSEVLLWSGAQVGGVALGAFAQARGCPLTPEDRLRIDEGVRRAAYRIIEGKGATYYGIGAGLARLTRAILNDEKGVYTVSVFTQEVEGVEEVALSLPRVLGAGGVEATVYPGLDPEERRALAQSAGILREAASALGF comes from the coding sequence ATGAAGGTGGGCATTGTGGGAAGCGGCTTTGTGGGCAGCGCCACCGCCTACGCCCTGGTCCTCCAGGGGGTGGCCCGGGAGGTGGTCCTTGTGGACCTGGACCGGAATCTGGCCCAGGCCCACGCCGAGGACCTCCTGCACGCCACGCCCTTCGCCCACCCGGTCTGGGTGCGGGCCGGATGGTACGAGGACCTGGAGGGGGCCAGGGTGGTCATCCTGGCCGCCGGGGTGGCCCAGCGCCCCGGGGAGACGAGGCTCCAGCTTTTGGACCGCAACGCCCAGGTCTTCGCCGGCGTGGTCCCCAAGGTCCTGGAGGCGGCCCCCGAGGCGGTCCTCCTCATCGCCACCAACCCCGTGGACGTGATGACCCAGGTGGCCTACCGCCTCTCCGGCCTTCCCCCGGGCCGGGTGGTGGGCTCGGGGACCATCCTGGACACCGCCCGCTTCCGGGCCCTCCTGGCCGAGCACCTCCAGGTAGCCCCCCAGTCCGTCCACGCCTACGTGGTGGGGGAGCACGGGGACTCCGAGGTCCTCCTGTGGTCGGGCGCCCAGGTGGGGGGGGTGGCCCTCGGGGCCTTCGCCCAGGCCCGGGGGTGCCCCCTCACCCCGGAGGACCGGCTGCGGATAGACGAGGGGGTACGTCGGGCGGCCTACCGCATCATTGAGGGGAAAGGGGCCACCTACTACGGCATCGGGGCGGGCCTAGCCCGCCTCACCCGTGCCATCCTAAACGATGAGAAAGGGGTTTACACGGTGAGCGTCTTTACCCAGGAGGTGGAGGGGGTGGAGGAGGTGGCCCTCTCCTTGCCCCGCGTCCTGGGAGCTGGGGGGGTGGAAGCCACCGTTTACCCCGGCCTGGACCCAGAGGAGCGCCGGGCCCTCGCCCAGAGCGCGGGGATCCTGAGGGAGGCCGCCTCGGCCTTGGGCTTCTAG
- a CDS encoding divergent PAP2 family protein has translation MDLLANQVFWTAILANFLAQALKLFLYYRLEGRFQWERFLESGGMPSSHAATVSALAVAVGLKEGFHSPLFAVAAILALIVMYDATGIRRAAGLHAQLLNQLVQEFQEVLRKGPKPEPLKELLGHTYLEVFVGALLGLLVALGVHYLFPAA, from the coding sequence ATGGACCTCCTCGCTAACCAGGTCTTCTGGACCGCCATCCTGGCGAACTTCCTGGCCCAGGCCCTGAAGCTTTTCCTCTACTACCGCCTCGAGGGCCGCTTCCAGTGGGAGCGCTTCCTGGAGAGCGGGGGGATGCCCTCCAGCCATGCCGCCACCGTGAGCGCTCTGGCGGTGGCCGTGGGCCTGAAGGAGGGTTTCCATAGCCCCCTCTTCGCCGTGGCCGCCATCCTTGCCCTCATCGTCATGTACGACGCCACGGGGATCCGTCGGGCGGCGGGGCTTCACGCCCAGCTCCTGAACCAGCTGGTGCAGGAGTTCCAGGAGGTCTTGCGCAAGGGCCCTAAGCCGGAGCCCCTGAAGGAGCTTTTGGGCCACACCTACCTGGAGGTCTTCGTGGGGGCCCTCCTGGGCCTCTTGGTGGCCCTTGGGGTCCACTACCTCTTCCCGGCGGCGTAG
- a CDS encoding bifunctional 5,10-methylenetetrahydrofolate dehydrogenase/5,10-methenyltetrahydrofolate cyclohydrolase: protein MTRARILSGREVAEAVYGELRKRLQALPFVPSLRVIRLGENPASVSYVRLKERRARELGLRSQVEAYPEDYPEEALLERIGVLNRDEGVDGILVQLPLPPHIRVERVLEAISPQKDVDGFHPVNVGRLWSGGEGLFPCTPLGVVRLLRHYGVDLRGKEVVVLGRSNIVGKPLAALLLREDATPTLAHSKTASLPEVVRRAEVLVVAVGRPHLVRKEWVRPGAVVVDVGVNRVGERLLGDVHPEVAEVASALTPVPGGVGPMTVAMLMANTVKAALLRRHGPPR, encoded by the coding sequence ATGACCCGAGCCCGGATCCTTTCGGGCCGCGAAGTGGCGGAAGCGGTTTACGGGGAGCTGCGAAAGCGGCTCCAAGCCCTGCCCTTTGTCCCTTCCTTGCGGGTGATCCGTCTAGGGGAGAACCCCGCCTCCGTGTCCTACGTGCGCCTCAAGGAAAGAAGGGCTCGAGAACTTGGCCTTAGGAGCCAGGTGGAGGCCTATCCCGAGGACTACCCCGAGGAGGCCCTCCTGGAGAGGATTGGGGTCCTCAACCGCGATGAGGGCGTGGACGGCATCCTGGTCCAACTCCCCCTCCCTCCCCACATCCGGGTGGAGCGGGTCCTCGAGGCCATCTCCCCCCAGAAGGATGTGGACGGCTTCCACCCGGTGAACGTAGGCCGGCTTTGGAGCGGGGGCGAGGGGCTTTTCCCCTGCACCCCCTTGGGGGTGGTCCGCCTCCTCCGGCATTACGGGGTGGACCTCAGGGGCAAGGAGGTGGTGGTCCTGGGCCGCTCCAACATCGTGGGCAAGCCCCTGGCGGCCCTTCTCCTCCGGGAGGACGCCACCCCCACCCTGGCCCACTCCAAGACGGCCAGTCTTCCCGAGGTGGTCCGGCGGGCGGAGGTCCTGGTGGTGGCCGTGGGCCGGCCCCACCTGGTCCGCAAGGAATGGGTGCGCCCGGGGGCGGTGGTGGTGGACGTGGGGGTGAACCGGGTGGGGGAAAGGCTCCTCGGGGACGTGCACCCCGAGGTGGCGGAGGTGGCCTCGGCCCTCACCCCGGTTCCCGGGGGCGTGGGGCCCATGACCGTGGCCATGCTCATGGCCAACACCGTGAAGGCGGCCCTGTTGAGGCGGCATGGACCTCCTCGCTAA
- the lon gene encoding endopeptidase La, with product MLPKTLPVCPVRGSVIYPTMVMPIDAGRPISIRAIDEALARERVLLIVSQRDKEVENPRPSDLYEVGTACNILKMRKNPDGSVQVLVQAFARVRVREWLDLGDHLEAKGEVLADESGDPVTVKALVREVKDRFQGLLKEGKYLPPEVAQFVLNLEDPGQLADYTAFHMDFRLEDKQRILETADVAERLKRALVLLEAELELIETQRRIQQQVKEEIDRNQREYFLREQMKAIQRELHGEEGAEEVEEFRRKVEALKLPPVVRQEVERELNRFARMHPDSAEASVVRTYLDWIVHLPWNARTEDSLDLGRAKEILERDHYGLDKVKDRVLEFLAVRRLKAERAKRGEIPQEEVHKGPILLFVGPPGVGKTSIAKSIAEALGRRYVRISLGGVRDESDIRGHRRTYIGAMPGRIIQGLRQAGTKNPVFLLDEVDKLGISYQGDPAAALLEVLDPAQNKEFVDHYLGVPFDLSEVMFVCTANFPQNIPGPLMDRMEAIEFTSYIEQEKLEIAKRYLLPRQMREAGLVEGQVVVTEAALMRLITHYTREAGVRQLEREIGSLLRKAARQILEAGKGRVRITEKDLERYLGPPRFLPETEAREPQVGVATGVYYTPVGGDIMFVEVSVMPGKGNLILTGQLGDVMKESARAALSYAKRNAGRFGIPLERFEKSDIHIHVPAGAIPKEGPSAGVALVSALVSALTEIPVRHDIAMTGEITLTGRVLPIGGVKEKVLGARRAGIREVMLPRPNEPDLADIPRPLRQNMTFHFVEHLDGVLDLALVGGVKALEARAQEPRPKKRAGGKKELVAHA from the coding sequence GTGCTGCCGAAGACCTTGCCCGTATGCCCCGTGAGAGGGTCGGTCATCTACCCCACCATGGTCATGCCCATCGATGCGGGCCGGCCCATCTCCATCCGGGCCATCGACGAGGCCTTGGCCCGCGAGCGGGTCCTCCTCATCGTGAGCCAGAGGGACAAGGAGGTGGAGAACCCGAGGCCCTCGGACCTCTACGAGGTGGGCACTGCTTGCAATATCCTCAAGATGCGCAAGAACCCGGATGGGTCGGTCCAGGTCCTGGTGCAGGCCTTTGCCCGAGTCAGGGTACGGGAGTGGCTGGACCTGGGGGACCATCTCGAGGCCAAGGGGGAGGTGCTCGCTGACGAGTCCGGGGATCCCGTCACGGTGAAGGCCCTGGTGCGGGAGGTGAAGGACCGCTTCCAGGGCCTCCTCAAAGAGGGGAAGTACCTGCCCCCGGAGGTGGCCCAGTTCGTCCTCAACCTGGAGGACCCCGGCCAGCTTGCCGACTACACCGCCTTCCACATGGACTTCCGTCTGGAGGACAAGCAGCGCATCCTGGAGACCGCCGATGTGGCCGAGCGCCTGAAGCGGGCCCTGGTCCTTCTGGAGGCGGAGCTTGAGCTCATTGAGACGCAAAGGCGCATCCAACAGCAGGTCAAGGAGGAGATTGACAGGAACCAAAGGGAGTACTTCCTCCGGGAGCAGATGAAGGCCATCCAGCGGGAGCTCCACGGCGAGGAGGGGGCCGAGGAGGTGGAGGAGTTCCGCAGGAAGGTGGAGGCCCTAAAGCTTCCTCCCGTGGTGCGCCAAGAGGTAGAGCGGGAGCTCAACCGCTTCGCCCGCATGCACCCCGACTCCGCCGAGGCCAGCGTGGTCCGCACCTACCTGGACTGGATCGTCCACCTGCCGTGGAACGCCCGCACCGAGGACAGCCTGGACCTCGGGAGGGCCAAGGAGATCCTGGAGAGGGACCACTACGGCCTGGATAAGGTGAAGGACCGGGTCCTAGAGTTTTTGGCGGTGCGCAGGCTGAAGGCGGAGAGGGCCAAGCGGGGCGAGATCCCCCAGGAGGAGGTCCACAAGGGCCCTATCCTCCTCTTCGTGGGTCCGCCTGGGGTGGGGAAGACCTCTATCGCCAAGAGCATCGCCGAGGCCTTGGGCCGTAGGTACGTGCGCATCTCCTTGGGGGGCGTGCGGGACGAGTCCGACATCAGGGGGCACCGCCGCACCTACATCGGGGCCATGCCGGGGCGCATCATCCAGGGCCTGAGGCAAGCGGGCACCAAGAACCCCGTCTTCCTCCTGGACGAGGTGGACAAGCTGGGCATCTCCTACCAGGGGGACCCGGCGGCGGCCCTTTTGGAGGTCTTGGACCCCGCCCAGAACAAGGAGTTCGTGGACCACTACCTGGGGGTGCCCTTTGACCTTTCTGAGGTGATGTTCGTCTGCACCGCCAACTTCCCCCAGAACATCCCCGGCCCCCTCATGGACCGCATGGAGGCCATTGAGTTCACCAGCTACATCGAGCAGGAGAAGCTGGAGATCGCTAAGCGCTACCTCCTCCCCAGGCAGATGCGGGAGGCGGGCCTTGTGGAGGGCCAAGTCGTGGTGACGGAGGCGGCCCTCATGCGCCTCATCACCCACTACACCCGCGAGGCGGGGGTCAGGCAGCTGGAGCGGGAGATCGGGTCCCTCCTCAGGAAGGCGGCCCGGCAGATCCTCGAGGCGGGCAAGGGGCGGGTGCGCATTACGGAGAAGGACCTGGAGCGCTACCTGGGTCCGCCCCGCTTCCTCCCCGAGACCGAGGCCCGGGAGCCCCAGGTGGGCGTGGCCACGGGGGTGTACTACACCCCCGTGGGCGGGGACATCATGTTCGTGGAGGTCTCCGTGATGCCCGGCAAGGGCAACCTGATCCTCACCGGGCAACTGGGGGACGTGATGAAGGAGTCCGCCCGGGCGGCCCTTTCCTACGCCAAGAGGAACGCCGGGCGCTTCGGCATCCCCCTGGAGCGCTTTGAGAAGAGCGACATCCACATCCATGTGCCCGCGGGGGCTATCCCCAAGGAGGGCCCTTCCGCCGGGGTGGCCCTGGTGAGCGCCTTGGTCTCGGCCCTTACCGAGATTCCCGTGCGCCACGACATCGCCATGACCGGGGAGATCACCCTCACGGGGAGGGTTTTGCCCATCGGCGGGGTCAAGGAGAAGGTCCTGGGGGCGAGGCGCGCCGGGATCCGGGAGGTCATGCTGCCCAGGCCCAATGAGCCTGACCTTGCGGACATCCCCAGGCCCCTAAGGCAGAACATGACCTTCCACTTCGTGGAGCACCTGGACGGGGTCCTGGACCTGGCCCTGGTGGGGGGGGTGAAGGCCCTCGAGGCCCGCGCCCAGGAGCCCAGGCCCAAGAAGCGGGCTGGGGGCAAGAAGGAGCTGGTGGCCCATGCCTGA
- the accC gene encoding acetyl-CoA carboxylase biotin carboxylase subunit, producing the protein MKKVLIANRGEIALRIIRAARELGVKTVVAHSTADEKSLPVLLADEAICIGPPPSGQSYLNIPNLLSAAIVTGADAIHPGYGFLAENATFAEMCQEHGIAFIGPTPENMRALGDKATARKVAREAGVPTVPGTDELGSVEEAKRAALEIGYPVILKASAGGGGRGMRVVHTEEDLEWAVLQAQEEARAAFGNPAIYLEKYIEEPKHIEIQVLGDGERVVHLWERDCSIQRRHQKLLEEAPSVLPYETRRAIAEAARRLAEHVGYVSAGTLEFLVDKEGNFYFIEMNTRIQVEHPITEMVTGVDLVQAQFRIAMGEKLWLRQEEIEVRGHAIEARINAEDPEKGFRPSIGKVETLLFPGGPGIRVDSHLYAGYQIPPHYDSLVAKIIAWAPTREEAIRRLERALGETVIEGPGLKTTIPFHQKVLQNAFFRRGAVYTNFVARRMEM; encoded by the coding sequence ATGAAGAAGGTCTTGATCGCCAACCGGGGGGAGATCGCCTTAAGGATCATCCGGGCAGCCCGGGAGCTGGGCGTCAAGACCGTGGTGGCCCACTCCACCGCCGACGAGAAGAGCCTTCCCGTCCTCCTGGCCGACGAGGCCATCTGCATTGGCCCTCCCCCTTCGGGCCAGAGCTACCTCAACATCCCCAACCTCCTCTCCGCGGCCATCGTGACCGGGGCGGACGCCATCCACCCCGGTTACGGCTTCCTGGCGGAGAACGCCACCTTCGCCGAGATGTGCCAGGAGCACGGCATCGCCTTCATCGGCCCTACCCCGGAGAACATGCGGGCCCTAGGGGATAAGGCCACAGCCCGCAAGGTGGCCCGGGAGGCGGGGGTGCCCACGGTCCCGGGCACGGACGAGCTAGGGAGCGTGGAGGAGGCCAAGCGGGCCGCTTTGGAGATCGGCTACCCCGTGATCCTCAAGGCCTCCGCCGGGGGCGGGGGCCGGGGCATGCGGGTGGTCCACACCGAGGAAGACCTGGAATGGGCGGTCCTCCAGGCCCAAGAGGAGGCCCGGGCCGCCTTCGGCAACCCCGCCATTTACCTGGAGAAGTACATTGAGGAGCCCAAGCACATCGAGATCCAGGTCCTGGGGGACGGGGAGCGGGTGGTCCACCTCTGGGAGCGGGACTGCTCCATCCAGCGTCGCCACCAGAAACTCTTGGAGGAGGCCCCGAGTGTCCTTCCCTACGAGACCCGAAGGGCCATCGCTGAGGCGGCCAGGAGGCTTGCGGAGCACGTGGGCTACGTGTCCGCGGGGACCCTGGAGTTTTTGGTGGACAAGGAGGGGAACTTCTACTTCATTGAGATGAACACCCGCATCCAGGTGGAGCACCCCATCACGGAGATGGTCACCGGCGTGGACCTGGTGCAGGCCCAGTTCCGCATCGCCATGGGGGAGAAGCTTTGGCTTAGGCAGGAGGAGATCGAGGTCCGGGGCCACGCCATAGAGGCGCGCATCAACGCCGAGGACCCGGAGAAGGGCTTCAGGCCCTCCATCGGCAAGGTGGAGACCCTGCTCTTCCCCGGGGGGCCGGGGATTCGGGTGGATAGCCACCTCTATGCGGGCTACCAGATCCCTCCCCACTACGACAGCCTCGTCGCCAAGATCATCGCCTGGGCTCCCACCCGGGAGGAGGCCATAAGGCGCCTGGAACGGGCCTTGGGGGAGACGGTCATTGAAGGCCCCGGCCTCAAGACCACCATCCCCTTCCACCAAAAGGTCCTCCAGAACGCCTTCTTCCGCCGGGGGGCCGTCTACACCAACTTCGTGGCCCGGCGGATGGAGATGTAG
- the nusB gene encoding transcription antitermination factor NusB yields MRRRARELAMRALFAHTQGGVDLEEAFRHALEEMDGEDDPYGDPLDQEGVAFAHGLLLGYGAHREEVDRILQETVEGWDFAQMSKTDLTVLRLAAYEMLYEPTPFAPLIEVAVKIANRYGGERSGAFVNGVLGRLYRRIQEGEVKAMSKEG; encoded by the coding sequence ATGCGTAGGCGGGCGCGGGAGCTGGCCATGCGGGCCCTCTTCGCCCACACCCAGGGGGGCGTGGACCTGGAGGAGGCCTTCAGGCACGCCCTGGAGGAGATGGACGGGGAGGACGACCCCTATGGTGACCCCCTGGACCAGGAGGGGGTGGCCTTCGCCCACGGGCTCCTCCTGGGCTACGGGGCCCATCGGGAGGAAGTGGACCGCATCCTGCAGGAAACCGTAGAGGGCTGGGACTTCGCCCAGATGTCCAAGACCGACCTCACCGTCTTGCGCCTGGCCGCTTACGAGATGCTCTACGAGCCCACCCCCTTCGCCCCCCTCATCGAGGTGGCGGTGAAGATCGCCAACCGCTACGGGGGCGAGCGCTCCGGAGCCTTCGTGAACGGGGTGCTGGGGCGGCTTTATCGGCGCATCCAGGAGGGGGAAGTGAAGGCCATGTCCAAGGAGGGCTAG
- a CDS encoding alpha/beta hydrolase → MGQRRVTFHPPPGAKALVGDFTDWERNPIPLEGPITLEFPEGAYVEYAYLDEAGRPFPDPENPERADNPWWTYPRALRLPGFRYEAPPEAQKEPRVGRHRLGERRYYVAETGEAPRATVVAQDGVAFYRTAGLHKVAQALLEGGEIPPVRLVFVEPTDRNAEYRFSEAYEAEFHRVLEAVERAYGPLGEVVLVGASLGGLFSLWQALRHPERFPKVLALSPALKAHPGGLDAYRDQEWLLLRYAEAERHPRIYLEVGLLEWLLGPNRRFAALLADRKAPHAYRERPSGHNWVTWKQALAPGLRYLLGDA, encoded by the coding sequence ATGGGCCAAAGGCGCGTCACCTTCCACCCGCCCCCCGGGGCCAAGGCCCTCGTGGGGGACTTCACCGACTGGGAAAGGAACCCCATTCCCCTGGAAGGCCCCATCACCCTGGAGTTCCCGGAAGGGGCCTACGTGGAGTACGCCTACCTGGATGAGGCGGGGAGGCCCTTCCCCGACCCCGAGAACCCGGAAAGGGCCGACAACCCCTGGTGGACCTACCCCAGGGCCCTAAGGCTTCCCGGCTTCCGCTACGAGGCTCCCCCGGAAGCCCAAAAGGAGCCCAGGGTGGGGCGGCACCGCCTGGGGGAGAGGCGCTACTACGTGGCGGAAACGGGGGAGGCCCCTAGGGCCACGGTGGTGGCCCAGGACGGGGTGGCCTTCTACCGCACCGCGGGCCTGCACAAGGTGGCCCAGGCCCTCCTGGAAGGGGGGGAGATTCCCCCGGTGCGCCTGGTCTTCGTGGAGCCCACGGACCGGAACGCCGAGTACCGCTTCAGCGAGGCCTACGAGGCGGAGTTCCACCGGGTCTTAGAGGCGGTGGAGCGGGCCTACGGCCCCCTGGGGGAGGTGGTCCTGGTGGGGGCCTCCCTGGGGGGGCTTTTCTCCCTGTGGCAGGCCCTGAGGCACCCGGAGCGCTTTCCCAAGGTCCTGGCCCTCTCCCCCGCCCTCAAGGCCCACCCTGGGGGCCTGGACGCCTACCGGGACCAGGAGTGGCTCCTCCTGCGCTACGCCGAGGCGGAAAGGCACCCCAGGATCTACCTGGAGGTGGGGCTTTTGGAGTGGCTCCTGGGCCCAAACCGCCGCTTCGCCGCCCTTCTTGCCGACAGGAAGGCCCCCCACGCCTACCGGGAAAGGCCCTCGGGGCACAACTGGGTCACCTGGAAGCAGGCCCTGGCCCCGGGGCTTCGCTACCTCCTAGGCGATGCCTAA
- a CDS encoding (Fe-S)-binding protein — protein sequence MLTLPEKILFLLLMAVSLYHAYTGFRRVYLAIRRGRPEGRFDHLPQRIGRALWLTLTQGTVFRERPLVAVLHAFVFYGFVYYLLVNLVDLLEGLFGLHTRGGLWNPYNLLADLLTALILVGILGLMLRRYLVAPRDFTWNPQVPLHEKVRQGIPRDSAIVGAFIAFHVGSRLLSKAFGLAKEGQDPFQPVASAVAGLLAGLSPQALTFFEHFFWWGALGSILLFLPYFPRSKHIHLFLAPVNLAFGKERPGALTPLDFEKEEEKFGAERLEDLSWKRLLDAYACIMCNRCQEACPAYATGKALSPAAILISERYELNGILPEFASGKESPRPLMDFALNEEALWACTTCLACVEVCPVGNEPMLHILDVRRAKVLMEGAFPAQLNNAFRGMERAGNPWGIGQGKRLDWAEGLSVPRVSEKPHPEVLYWVGCAASHDPRAQRIARSMAEILHAAGVDWAVLGTEERCTGDTARRAGNEYLFSQLAAENVETLNRVAPKTIVTTCPHCFHTLKNEYPAFGGHYRVVHHSEFLAELLRQGRLKVSEETRKVVFHDPCYLGRHNGVYDAPREVLKGVGLALTEPGRNRERSFCCGAGGAQFWKEEEPGAMRVSQNRYLELKGTGAEVIATGCPFCMAMLNVEVAQDGEAPEVLDIAELLARGLRA from the coding sequence ATGCTGACCCTACCGGAGAAAATCCTCTTCCTCCTCCTCATGGCGGTAAGCCTCTACCACGCCTACACCGGCTTCCGCCGGGTCTACCTCGCCATAAGGCGGGGCCGCCCCGAGGGGCGGTTTGACCACCTGCCCCAGCGCATCGGGCGGGCTCTCTGGCTCACCCTCACCCAGGGGACCGTCTTCAGGGAGCGGCCCCTCGTCGCCGTACTCCACGCCTTTGTCTTCTACGGCTTCGTCTACTACCTCTTGGTGAACCTGGTGGACCTCCTCGAGGGCCTCTTTGGCCTCCACACCCGGGGAGGCCTTTGGAACCCTTATAACCTCCTCGCCGATCTCCTCACCGCCCTCATCCTGGTGGGCATCCTGGGCCTCATGCTAAGGCGCTACCTGGTGGCCCCCAGGGACTTTACCTGGAACCCCCAGGTCCCCCTGCACGAAAAGGTGCGCCAGGGCATCCCCCGGGACTCCGCCATCGTGGGGGCCTTCATCGCCTTCCACGTGGGCAGCCGCCTCCTCTCCAAGGCCTTTGGGCTGGCCAAGGAGGGCCAAGACCCCTTCCAGCCCGTGGCCAGCGCCGTGGCGGGCCTCCTTGCCGGCCTTTCCCCCCAGGCGCTCACCTTTTTTGAGCACTTTTTCTGGTGGGGGGCCCTGGGCTCCATCCTCCTCTTCCTGCCCTACTTCCCCCGCTCCAAGCACATCCACCTCTTCCTGGCCCCCGTCAACCTGGCCTTCGGCAAGGAGAGGCCCGGGGCCTTAACTCCCCTGGACTTTGAAAAGGAGGAAGAGAAGTTCGGGGCGGAAAGGCTTGAGGACCTCTCCTGGAAAAGGCTTCTGGATGCCTACGCTTGCATCATGTGCAACCGTTGCCAGGAGGCCTGCCCCGCCTACGCCACGGGCAAGGCCCTAAGCCCCGCCGCCATCCTCATCTCCGAGCGCTACGAGCTGAACGGGATCCTCCCCGAGTTCGCCTCGGGGAAGGAGAGCCCGAGGCCCCTCATGGACTTCGCCTTGAACGAGGAGGCCCTCTGGGCCTGCACCACCTGCCTGGCCTGCGTGGAGGTCTGCCCCGTGGGCAACGAGCCCATGCTCCACATCCTGGACGTGCGCCGGGCCAAGGTCCTCATGGAGGGGGCCTTCCCGGCCCAGCTCAACAACGCCTTCCGGGGGATGGAGCGGGCGGGCAACCCCTGGGGCATCGGCCAGGGGAAGCGCCTGGACTGGGCCGAGGGGCTTTCCGTGCCCAGGGTTTCGGAGAAGCCCCACCCCGAGGTCCTCTACTGGGTGGGGTGCGCCGCCAGCCACGACCCCCGGGCCCAGAGGATCGCCCGGAGCATGGCGGAGATCCTCCATGCCGCCGGGGTGGACTGGGCGGTCTTGGGCACGGAGGAGCGGTGCACCGGGGACACCGCCCGGCGGGCGGGCAACGAGTACCTCTTCTCCCAGCTAGCTGCGGAGAACGTGGAGACCCTGAACCGGGTAGCCCCCAAGACCATCGTCACCACCTGCCCCCACTGCTTCCACACCCTGAAGAACGAGTACCCGGCCTTTGGCGGCCACTACCGGGTGGTCCACCACTCGGAGTTCCTGGCCGAGCTCCTGCGCCAAGGGCGGCTCAAGGTGAGCGAGGAGACCCGGAAGGTCGTCTTCCACGACCCCTGCTACCTGGGCCGCCACAACGGGGTCTACGACGCCCCCCGGGAGGTGCTTAAGGGAGTGGGCTTAGCCCTCACCGAGCCCGGGAGGAACCGGGAACGGAGCTTCTGCTGCGGGGCTGGGGGGGCCCAGTTCTGGAAGGAGGAGGAGCCTGGGGCCATGCGGGTCTCACAAAACCGCTACCTGGAGCTCAAGGGCACGGGGGCGGAGGTTATCGCCACGGGCTGCCCCTTCTGCATGGCCATGCTGAACGTGGAGGTGGCCCAGGATGGGGAGGCCCCCGAGGTGCTGGACATCGCCGAGCTTCTGGCCCGGGGCCTAAGGGCGTAG
- a CDS encoding class I SAM-dependent methyltransferase encodes MPKDWEAFYQERGEDRAPAFVVRAYGPFLPEGPVLDLAGGLGRNARYFLRRGHPVVLVERSREALRRLSGTPGLSLLEMDLEAFPLSLPQGPFAGILMSYYVNRPLLSLLPPLLLPGGLLLVEGFSRKEARRRGRPDSPFYWEPLELLTPPPGLALRAYGEGWMEGYWVFAVYLRP; translated from the coding sequence ATGCCTAAGGATTGGGAAGCCTTTTACCAGGAGAGGGGGGAGGACCGGGCCCCCGCCTTCGTGGTGCGGGCCTACGGGCCCTTCCTGCCAGAGGGGCCAGTCCTGGACCTGGCGGGGGGGCTGGGGCGGAACGCCCGCTACTTCCTACGAAGGGGGCATCCCGTGGTCCTGGTGGAGAGGAGCCGAGAGGCCCTTAGGAGGCTTTCCGGAACCCCGGGGCTAAGCCTTTTGGAGATGGACCTCGAGGCCTTCCCCCTAAGCCTCCCCCAAGGCCCCTTCGCCGGAATCCTCATGAGCTACTACGTGAACCGCCCCCTTCTTTCCCTCCTCCCGCCCCTTCTCCTCCCCGGGGGGCTCCTCCTGGTGGAGGGCTTCAGCCGCAAGGAGGCCAGGAGGCGGGGCAGGCCCGATAGCCCCTTCTACTGGGAGCCCCTGGAGCTCCTCACCCCTCCCCCCGGCCTGGCCCTAAGGGCCTACGGGGAAGGGTGGATGGAGGGGTACTGGGTCTTTGCCGTCTACCTACGCCCTTAG
- a CDS encoding Asp23/Gls24 family envelope stress response protein, with amino-acid sequence MVDYEISDHALEGLVAHALAGLEGVRPLEVVPRSLGEVFRRMKPIKVERLPEGLSVDLVLSVNYGVAIPELAKEVQRAVSEAIFLAIGERVRAVNVTVAQVEYRPGGHA; translated from the coding sequence ATGGTGGACTACGAGATCAGCGACCATGCCCTCGAGGGCCTGGTGGCCCACGCGCTCGCGGGCCTCGAGGGGGTCCGTCCCCTGGAGGTGGTTCCCCGCTCCTTGGGCGAGGTCTTCCGCCGTATGAAGCCCATCAAGGTAGAGCGTCTGCCAGAGGGGCTTTCCGTGGACCTGGTCCTCTCCGTGAACTACGGGGTGGCCATCCCCGAACTGGCCAAAGAGGTGCAGAGGGCTGTCTCCGAGGCCATCTTTTTGGCCATCGGGGAAAGGGTCAGGGCGGTGAACGTCACCGTGGCCCAGGTGGAGTACCGCCCGGGGGGGCATGCGTAG